The stretch of DNA GGCACCGTTCACGCGGCTTCCACCCCCGTCCGTCGCGCGATACGATTGGCGGTCATTCGGTAAGATGGCGTCACCATCACGAGCGACGTCACTGTCGGACACGACGACACGCGATGTAGCCACGCTGCTGTTAGCCGGGGAGACATTCACGCCAGGGAAACGGGAGCTTACCATCCTTCGTTATCGGCCAGATTGGGAGCCCGAGCCTGACGCAGAGGCACCGCGAGCAGCCGAGGGACGCCCCGAGAGAGATCACCTCCGGTCCCGCACACCGGTTCGACCGGTCGTCGCTGAAAAACGTCCCGTAATGAGTCAGAGGCTTAGAACCGTTAAAAGGAGCAAGGAAAGACGGGAGGACGAGGAACGTAACGCGATCTCCGTTTCGTCTTTTTAGCATTCTTCGCGCGCACCGACTGCAGAGACCTCTGGGGTTCGGACCACTGCCAATAGAGCACAGGGATGTCTTGgaaacgtcttaaagatatcCGGTGAAGTCCTAAAAGTGTCCAAAAGATGTCTTTAAAACGAAGTTACGAACTAGAGTATCTTTGGGACGACTTAAAAGGTATTCATAAGACGCGTTATATCGAAATTACGCCTATAAGACGATCAGACAAGAAGTAGACATCTTCAAGATGTCCAAAAGCATAAGtatttaagacgtcttatgaacGTAAATTTCGGAAATTTTTATGATATACTTGTAGGACATGTTTTTAAGATGTTCAAATAATGTCGTGAGACGTTCAGGTATGTAATGGATATAAAATAGATgttttcaagacgtcgtgtgctatctgagtAAGGACTTGGGCAGAAGTAAAATTTGTGGAAGAAGTTTTGATATTTCTATTCTTCTTCTTATTCAGAAGAATGTCTGAAGCAGTACATTCTTCAATGGCAAAAATTGCCATTCTGCTAATGATACGTGTTTGAAAAAATGCACcaaaatttagaataaatttcTAGTATTAATTCTGGCAACAAGTTGTAAATTCagcaaaaattgtgaataacTTTAATATCTATATTTCTTCATTAGCATTTTAGGATACAAGAACTTGTGGATTAAATACTTCagatcttttatttttatccaTCGCTCGAAACACTGCGTTGCCGCGAATATTCCTTTACTGCTGCCTTCGCGAATTTTTTGCATTAGTTTGGGAATTCCTTCAATTGAACAGTGTACAAAAAAGAGATACTGAAAAAACAGTGAAAAACACAGCAATATctagaataattattttgtaCTCAACATTTTGTTACCAAATGATATTGTTCATTGTAGATTTATGTCTCAAACAAGGAAGTAGATTTCATGAACTTCATTTTATTGAACTATTAATATCGCGAAGTTCTGGAGCTATATTCACAGTGATACTACTTAGAGACGCATGCGCAATGGAAATTAGGACCCGAAAAAGGTCAGAACTTCATCCTTATAGAAATTCTCTGAGACTAGGTTTTCACTAGGAAAAAAAGCAGTGCACCCTGTGCGGTATGCGTATTACCTGTCTCTCCTATATGCAATTGTAATGAATATGCAACGTAGTGAGGTTCCAGTTGGAAAAAAGCGTGAGAACCGAGCGCGGGAGTCATGGTACACTGAGTCAGGCATTTAGCAATATGAGAAAACACGAAGGAGCAGGTTTGCTGGGTTCTATTATCATCGCGCGAGGTCGAGAAATATTAAGTTTCCTTCTTGAGATCTAACGATTTTAGAGAATGTTAATTGTGAAAGGAGACGAAAAAATGGAGAGCTCAGTGTAGGTTGAATCCTTCGCGCTGATGGGAGAAATGTATGTCACATACTACAGTGATATAGACCTGCGCATGCATGTACGTACGGTAATACAGTAGAATGACTGATCGAGGACAGTAAAACAAGATGTAATCAGGAATTACGATACAGGCAATGAGTCATCCGTGCCGAGGATTTTCAAAATACGGGGACTGTCGTTGAACGTGCAATGTGCTTTTATAGCAGTTTCTCTTAAGATAAAACGAAAAACCATGATGCCTGGAAAATGTCTTAATGTTGTATTAAATTAGACGGATCATAAGAACTTATAAAATGATCTTAAATATAGCTTAAAATTTCTAGGAATAAAATAATCGACTAAAGAATCAGGAAaaggaatatttatatttataatcaaGTTGTGAAATAAACGCGCTAGAAAGACGGTCGAAATCTTTTCCTCTTTAAATAGCATCCTCCTActcatcattttttatttttggaaaCCTGTTACAAtctataatattatatttcaaAGTCACGTAATCAGATTCTATAATAAACGTATATCTCATTCATGGAAAAaatctaccactttcacacttgttataATACCATTATCAATCGACATTATCGATAACTGTACAGACACGACACGCGTAATTTATCGCGCGTCATGAAACATGCGTTACTTCTACTAGACAATATAACTGACATAGTGCCATATTTAGCAGCTCTACATAACCTACAAACGTTTTCTACCATTTGTCAATGTTCTCGTGGATAACTAAAATTTATGACACCCTACGCTACGATCAGTTTCAATAGAATCGTGTACCTAACATTCTAACCAAAGGATAAttacataattttattattccAAATGCATTCAGAAGACGATGCTAACAACTTCCTGTTGCACAGTAGGAAACCATAAATCTgtagttgtaaggcaaaacgaccatTTCCAAAGAATTCGAGTCAAGGTCTTAATCAAGACGATGACAGAATACACAATTCGTATTTTCAGAAAAAAGGAAGGATATTAAAAGAATGTTCCTACTTAAAAATAAGGATTCAAGAAGACGCTTGCGTCAAGACTTGTCTCGAACACCGCCCATAAGTTGCAAGAGCTATAAACTTTAAAtgctaatatctcgaaaacaataACATGTGGCTTAGGTAATTttgtcttacaaccacagaaataCGATCGTAGAGTCGTCTCTGCTTTAATGAAACTTCCAACCGCGCTCGTTTCTCATTCCTTTTCCCATGTCGGTATGTAAATGAATAGAGGACACTCTGTGTTTGAATACAAAGATgtttattagaattattatgactagttacGAGAGTTATCCACGGAGGATAGCTAGCGTTTCGGTTTCCAGGTACTTGTCACTCGGAACGGAATGCGTAGATGCGTTTCGAATCGCCGGCAGATTCCAGCACGCTATTTAGAGCAAGCCCGAAAGTGTAGACGAGGACTATATATTTAACGCTCAAGAAGCGTCTAACACTTTAACCTTAATTATGATGACACGGGGGGTACGTTAACGTTCATCGTTACGGTGCGTAACGAGAGTAACGAGATCTTGCGAATTTCTTTTATCCGGAAATAACTGTCTTCGACGCGTTATAGTGCCGGTAATAGTTTCTTTACAATACATTGCACATACATAGAATGCGAGGGAACGAAGACTAACATAAATATCACATCTTCTTATTCGCTATATAGTTACTTCAAACACGGTTCAATATCATGCGATATTCCATTTTCCACGAGTGGAGAAATAGCATTTTTCACAGCTCTATAGATTGAAGAGTCTTCTAGTCCAGAACTTCAAACAAATCAATATTTCTTCTTCTTGATAGTCctaatcatagccatatccatatttaacataaatattcctcatttctcattcttgaatccgaaattaagaaaaattaaGAATTCCACAAATGTTCTTCCGCTGTCTCCTCCGATATACCACAACCTTATTGCACATTTTAAGTTAGACAAATTCGTACGATTTCTTAAAATGTACGTAAATAAGCAAACTTTATGAAAGCTTTCTCTAATAGTGTGCAGGAAATAAAGTTCTAGATATCACCATTGTTCGACGGTCTAGATTGGAAGACCTTCTTAATAGTACATTCCCTAAAATCAAAGCTCAAGAGTACAGAATAGTGTCTATTAATCATTCGACGCGATCTCCGCGACATTTACGAGGTAAGCGTTTCGGCAAGGAAGACCGAGACGTTCCTTGCATCGCTGGCCGAACGTTGACTCACCTTGAACCGAATGGATAGGTAATCCTGAAGAAATGCAACTAAACTATGCCCGTCGCTGCATGGGAATTCTCCTCGCGGGGTCACGATCGAGTGAACAGGTCAATTACGAACGTTCGAGCCGTGGAGCGTGCAAAGTGTGAAGAGTAAAAAAAAAGAACCCGAGGCAGATGCACCTTTCTAGCTGTCACCCGACGTAAACACCTGTGCACACAGAGCTAAGCAGCGACGCGACGCACGGGAAATCGTTCACGACAAAAGCGTCTGCCCTGTGCCCTGGAACAGGTACACGATCGCGGGAACACAACGACCGAGCCAATGGTGTCGAATCTGAGAGAACGGATGCATAGGCAACGCACGACCGTGCTGTGGCAATCGCGAGCGAACTAAACGAAAGCACAACCGAATCGTAACGCGAAAACGAACGAAACGATCAGCCGAGAGGAGCCATCGCAGGTACGCATGCGCGGCGAGAGAGGAATGTTCGTGAATACACGATACGTTTACTACACTCACGAACGACCACAGTTGAACATCACGGTCGTACCCGCAGGTACGAGAAAGCACCAGTGTCTCTCAATTTACGGAGCATTGACTCGTCTCGAGTCGATCACTATTTAAGGGTTTTCGTGCACTCTAGCTAGCTATTTATCGACCGATCTCTGGTTGATCGAATCTTCAAGCCATTCGCCTCGAGATCTAATTGAAATACAAAGGAACGCGTGTGATACGGAGAATGATCGCTGATTTCTGTTATTCAGTTCCGAAATACGTGctatatctttgttaaaaatattcatatttctttGTCTGTTTACGAGGAGGTAGTGTTCTCGGAACTTTTCTTGTAAACCTCTTTGTAAACCAGCTCTTGCATTTGCATCCTGAGCAGCATTCTTCTGTCGGCGGGCAACGTTCTTATATGGGGCAAGAGACTCATAAGGAAATAGTAATTATCATCGAAACGGTTGCCTTCCAAGGGATCTACCGTGAGACCAATGCCAGTGTCATTGTCGCCCATTAATACTTGTTCGGGTGAAATGTTTTGCAGCATCATTTCATTGTCGTTGAGATTATCGGAGACGCTCTGGAACTCGAGATTGTCGAAATTCTCCTCAGGTTCCTGTTTCACGTCTATGTGATTGACactgtcgatcttcaatccattgTCGTTATTTATCGACAGTAGATGACTTGGTATTGTTCCTCGGTCATCCGCGTTTCGAATTGTTACCGACGAGCCATTTGCCAGCAGTGCCCCGTCGCCCTCACCCTCGCTGGGTATTCTGTCATCGTCTTGACAAGAGTTACTCCGCTCCCATATCGGAGGACGGGGTAACATTTGTTCTTTCAAAAATTGCAAACTCTTGAAATGTATCCATACTGGCCTGTTTCGATGGAATTTACTTTTCCGATAAACTTGATCCTTTTTCAGCTCTGCCCGAAAAGTATCTCGCAAACCTTTCCACTTTGCTTTTAATACTGGTTctggaaaagaagaaaaataataatttctatCTTTTGTTTGTATTCTCATTTCTGAAATTATTCTTCATACTTTCAAGAAAGGAAGTAATTTTTGTTTCTGACAAACTCATCGGcgcattaattaattttaaaagcGTATTGTCTCTTATTTGAATACCATGGAAGTACAATTTGTGTAATAGATGTTGGAGGGGACTGTGGTAATTCATAGATGCGATAACCGAAATTTATTGATAGTGCTCACGCGCATGCGTTTTCACCAAGCTAGCTCGTACTTGTAATTTAAATTTGTCTATGGTGTATCAGTGGAAATAGTATCAAATTGTAAGTTACTGATAGTTTGGGGGATAAAAACTTGCATGACTAGGGCATTCTTACATTAAATTAAGTATGTAAACTATTTTAGCATATGTAACACTAAGAAACATGACACGTTAGAAAAGTGAGGTTAACTAGATCGCTATTCGTATGCGCGAGTATGGTGCAAAATATCGTACTTCTGCGAGATAAACAATACTTAAATCTTTACAAAGAGTACACATAGTTTCTACATAATACTTAAGAAAGAAGACATAAAAATATGTgataataataaaacaattcTTTTCGCGTATTATACatcataataaaatataaattatagaaCCTGTGTAACAATGATATGTACTTTTCAAATTAATAATACAATAGAACATTAAAGTAACGATGACAACATTGACAATCTATTCTTAAGGCGATTAAAAAATCAAGAACGAGATAAGCAATCTTGATGGTGTAATAAATTGCGAAAATGCGCGCGCGAACGATATGCATATATGACAAACGTTTCCATCAATGCACCTACTAGGCAACTTGAATATCGATGCAATCTCCATCCAAACGCGGTTCGTCACTTCGCGATTATGATAAGAGATATGCCTCTGATTCCAAAGCGCTGGTCGCTTATAAACTTCGGCGATTAGCCGATTCGCGTCCATCTTCACTTCGTCCCTCATTGTTACCGCTCGAACGAAAGAGTAATTTTTTATGTTTGGTAATTAAAACGGGACAAAACAACACGATATTAGCTTGTCAATCCGATGAGAACAAAGTACGGGCGAATACTAGCGCTGGGATAGCGATTAGCGCGCAGGACGCTGTCGGGTAACGATCGATTCGCAACGCGTTTCGCCCTCATCTTGCCCTTGCTAGCGCGAGCAACTTCATCTATCGTTTCTTTACATGCAAAGAGGAACACGCTACCTGTACATTGATTCCACATAAATGATGGAATTCGTAGACTTTTCTCAATGAATTTATTCTTCGCTACTCGCTTCATCATTTTCGAATGGTTAATTTTcgtattctttatttttcattCTTTTGTACTATAAAAACATTGTTTACTGCTTCTGATGATAATACAGGCGGAGGTTCTTATGCAAATTACTGTATTACAGTCAAGGGTATTTATTGCAAAATTAAATTAAGGTATATATCTAGATGGTTATAGGATG from Calliopsis andreniformis isolate RMS-2024a chromosome 2, iyCalAndr_principal, whole genome shotgun sequence encodes:
- the LOC143186647 gene encoding uncharacterized protein LOC143186647 yields the protein MRDEVKMDANRLIAEVYKRPALWNQRHISYHNREVTNRVWMEIASIFKLPKPVLKAKWKGLRDTFRAELKKDQVYRKSKFHRNRPVWIHFKSLQFLKEQMLPRPPIWERSNSCQDDDRIPSEGEGDGALLANGSSVTIRNADDRGTIPSHLLSINNDNGLKIDSVNHIDVKQEPEENFDNLEFQSVSDNLNDNEMMLQNISPEQVLMGDNDTGIGLTVDPLEGNRFDDNYYFLMSLLPHIRTLPADRRMLLRMQMQELVYKEVYKKSSENTTSS